The sequence CTTTCTTGCTTTTGGCACCAAATTTTTTTTGAGCATTTCTGTCATTTATTTGGCCGTAGAATTTTTCTATATTTTCCTCTTTTGCATTTGCCAACTGGCTTATGTAGACCGGCTTGGGATTAACAAAATATTTTCCGGGTTTTAATTTTTTGACCTTTTTCTTTATAGCTATTTTTTTGAACAGGTTAATTTTTGCTATTATGTTTTTTATCTTTTCCATCCTTGGTAGATTTTACTATATTTTTGTTTTGTAGACCGAATTTAAAATGACCCGAGGTTGGAATCAAACCAACTTCCGGAGTTTGGTGGTGGGTTGTGTTAAAATTGGCAATATGACTCTATTGCAAGAGAAACATATCTTTTTTGGGAAAAAATGAATTGTAGCATTCTTCTAAAAACAAAATGGAGTTGTCGATAATTACTTTCAATACAAAGGGTACGCCAAGCTTTAAAAATAGTACTCTTTATAGGTTTAAGAAAATAGCAATCGTACTAGAAGATTTAGGTGCGGATATAATTAATTTACAAGAGGTCTTTACCTATAGACAACTGCAAATTCTTAGGAATGAGTTACGCAGCTACCCTTATTGTGTTTATGAGAAATCTATAATAGGTCCCAAAGGAGGAGTAGTTACATTCTCAAAAATAAAAGTTGTGAATAAAAGATATCTGCCTTATTCATATCCATGGAGTATGTTGATTAATTTTGTTAGTAAGGGTTGGTTAAAGGCAATTTCTAGAAATATCCTAACAGGAAAGGGAATCTTAATATCAAAAATTCAATCAGAAATCTTGCTGGCTAATACTCACTTAATTGCAAACCCTACACACAATTGGTTGCCATCAAATAGTTTCACTAAGGTCTACAAGAACTGCATAAATGAAATAGGGAAAATGATTAATAATTTAGAAGAAGATAAAACCTTTATATTGACTGGTGATTTTAACATACCCAAAGAGTCGTATTTATACCCGGTAATTATCAGAAAATTAAAAGTCAGAGATGTATTTGGAAATTCTAACTCGCCAACTTTTATTAAAGACTTCTTACATTCAGGAGAAAAGGGTAAACGTTTTGATTATATATTGGTAAGAAGTGGGAATAACAAAAGTTGTTTTGTTCGGAAAAGAGAGCACCTTTTTACTCAACCGTTAATAAAGAAAAGTATCAACAAAGGGTTTCTATCTGATCATATTGCTTTAAGAGCAATTATAAGAATCAAATATAGTATATGACAAATAAAGAAAGATTTTTTACAAAACTACCCCGAGAACAAGAACTAATAAGAACAGTGGAAGCCAACTAACTCCCGGAGTTGGATAATAGTGGGGTTGTGTTAAAATTGGCAATATGGCTGAGTTTGAGTTTAAATTGGTTGCTTCTGATAAAAAGACCAGGGCGCGATCTGGGGTAATAAAAACTCCTCATGGTAAGATTGAAACGCCCGCTTTTTCACCAGTGGCAACTAGGGCTTCAGTTAGATCTCTCAGTAATGACGATCTTAAAAATGCAAACTCACAAGTTGTCTTGGGGAACACTTATCATCTTTATTTAAAACCTGGGACATCAATGATTTCTAAGTTTGGCGGCTTTGGCCCTTTTATGGGCTGGGACGGTCCGACAATTACGGATAGTGGTGGTTATCAGGTTTCTTTTTTGTGGTCTAAAGGCAATGATGAGGATAAACCAAGAGTGATTAAAATAGACGATAAAGGTGCGCTTTTTAGATCCCATCTTGACGGATCACTCCATCTTTTAACTCCAGAAAAATCAATGGAAATCCAAAAAATTTTAGGGGCTGATATTATTATGGCCTTTGACCAACCTCAAGGATTGAATATGAGTCCAAGAAGATCAAAAGAGGCTTTTGAAAGGACTTTTTTGTGGGAAGAAAGATCGCTTAAAACTTGGCAGAAATTAAATAAGAAGGGAAATTTCCAAGCACTTTATGGAATTGTTCAGGGAGATTTGGATAAAGAATTGCGAAAAAAATCGCTTGATTTTGTCTTAAAGAATGGATTTTTAGGGATTGCTATAGGAGGGGAAGCTATAGGTTCAGATCCTAAAACTACTTCGCTTGCCCTTGACACAATTGCTGATTATTTGCCTGATGATTTACCCGTCCATGCTTTGGGGCTTGGAGGTGGTCCTGAGGGTATTTTTGAGGCTGTAAGGCGTGGAGTTGATACTTTTGATAACACTGGGATAACCAGGATGGCCAGAACTGGTCTTCTTTTCATTTACCCGGAAGATGGGGGAAACAGAAAAAACAAGTTTCGGATTGATATTAAGAAAAAAGAATTTGCAGATAAGAAGGGACCAGTAAGTAAGGTCTGTACTTGTTATACCTGTCAGAATTTTTCAAAAGCCTATATTCACCATCTTTTAACTAGCGGGGAGGTCTTAGGTCTTCGTTTGGCTACAATTCACAATGTATTTTTTATTAATGATCTGATGGCAAGAATAAGAAAATCAATTATGATGGGTGATTTTGAAGATTTAACTCAGTTTTGGTTAAGGTAAATAGCCAAGATTAACTATTTTGTAGGTTTTTTTGAGTAAATCTGAGAGAGTAACTTCCATTTTGGAAAGAGAACAGCATCTTTTTTAGTTCTTTTTCGATGGTTGAATCTGGCGGTACTAGCAGGTTCAATATCTTTTCTAGAGTATCGATGTCATCCTCGTTTATTACTAAGGAAACATTTGTGTTGTTAGGTCTTATCCCTCTTGGGTAGGAGAACATAAATACGGCCATTCTCAAGATACTACTTTTATCTTCATTATTAAAATTTCTATTGTCAATTGCTGGTTCTGGGATTTTAAGACCGCCCTTGGATAATCTGGCTGCAGCAGCAAGAACGTTTCCAGTTATTAACTTTTTATAGGTTTCCTCGTTTATCTTGTCTGGAAAAGCACTTTTTATCTCGTCTGGCAACCTTTTTATTCCGTTCCAATTTTCAAGAGAGCCATTATCAATTATGGTTAGTATACTTTCATTAATTCCATATTGTTTGGCAATTTCTCTAGGGTTTGTTTGGTTACTTAATTGTTCTTTTCCTTCCATTTTTTTTGATTATAATATTCCCTTTTTTGTTGGTCAAATTAGTTGTTGATTTTAACATGGTCTGCGGTGTTGGTTTTGTGATATTATAAATTAATGCCTAGTTTTAAGAAGCTGGTTATTTCCTTTCTTCCACCCTTCTTGGCTGGTTTTTTAGGTTCTGTCTTTACTTTTCCTGCTATTCCCGGCTGGTATGAGGGTCTTAATAAACCTTCTTTTTCTCCCCCAAACTTTATTTTTGGTCCTGTTTGGACTTTGCTTTATTTTTTGATGGGTGTTTCTTTCTATTTAGTTTTATCTTCTAAAAATAAAGACAAGAAAGAGTCATATTTTGTTTTTGCTTTACAGGTTGTTTTTAATACTTTGTGGTCTTTTGCCTTTTTTGGCTTGAGAAGTCCACTTCTTGGGGCTTTGGTAATTATTATTTTGTGGTTTTTGATAGTTTTGATGATTATTAAATTTTATCGTTTAAATAAGCTTGCTGGTTTGTTGAACTTGCCTTATCTTGCTTGGGTTTCTTTTGCCACCATCTTAAATCTTTCCGTTTACGCTTTAAATTGATATTGCAGTTTTTGTTATTTTGTGCAAATATTTTTGCGTGGAGGAAAAGCAGGAGGAATTAAAAGTTAATGTAGGTCTTTTGGTTTTTTTATTTTTGATTTTTGGGGCTTTTGTGGCTGTTATGATCGGCTTTGGTAGTAAGGGTGAAAGTCAAATACAGCCTTCGCCAACGCCAGAAAATGAATTGAAACTAAATCTTGGGGGACAGCAGGAATCGGTGTCTCAAGTCCCTCAAAATCAAA comes from Patescibacteria group bacterium and encodes:
- the tgt gene encoding queuine tRNA-ribosyltransferase — encoded protein: MAEFEFKLVASDKKTRARSGVIKTPHGKIETPAFSPVATRASVRSLSNDDLKNANSQVVLGNTYHLYLKPGTSMISKFGGFGPFMGWDGPTITDSGGYQVSFLWSKGNDEDKPRVIKIDDKGALFRSHLDGSLHLLTPEKSMEIQKILGADIIMAFDQPQGLNMSPRRSKEAFERTFLWEERSLKTWQKLNKKGNFQALYGIVQGDLDKELRKKSLDFVLKNGFLGIAIGGEAIGSDPKTTSLALDTIADYLPDDLPVHALGLGGGPEGIFEAVRRGVDTFDNTGITRMARTGLLFIYPEDGGNRKNKFRIDIKKKEFADKKGPVSKVCTCYTCQNFSKAYIHHLLTSGEVLGLRLATIHNVFFINDLMARIRKSIMMGDFEDLTQFWLR
- a CDS encoding sensory protein TspO, coding for MPSFKKLVISFLPPFLAGFLGSVFTFPAIPGWYEGLNKPSFSPPNFIFGPVWTLLYFLMGVSFYLVLSSKNKDKKESYFVFALQVVFNTLWSFAFFGLRSPLLGALVIIILWFLIVLMIIKFYRLNKLAGLLNLPYLAWVSFATILNLSVYALN